Part of the Allofrancisella guangzhouensis genome is shown below.
TCTTTATAGCTGTAGATAACTGTCTTTGATATTTAGCTGATGTACCAGTTACACGACTTGGAACTATTTTTCCAGTTTCTGTTATATAAGCTTTTAGCTTATTTACATCTTTATAGTCAATTTCTTTAACGCCATCTACTTTGAAACGGCAAACTTTACGACGACTCATTCTTAAATACCTCTATAAATTTATTCTAAATTACTTCTTTTTCACTAGTTTGCATCATAACTGATGGCTCTATAACAGCTTCTTTTTTTGATATAACCAAACGACGTAATATAGCATCGTTATATCTCAAATTTTCTTGAAGTTTATTTAGAGATTCAGTACCACATTCTACATTAAATAACACATAATGTGCTTTATGAAGCTTCTCTATAGGGTAAGCTAATTGACGACGTCCCCAATCTTCAAACCTATGAATTTTCCCACCTTTTTCTTCGATAATACTACGGTACTTATCAAGCATGGTTTGTAACTGATCTGATTGATCAGGATGTATCATTAATACGATTTCATAATGTTTCATTTTTTATAAACTCCTTACGGTTTATCATTAATTATTTTCTACACTGATAAGCCACACAAATAAAATTTTTATGTAGCAAAGAGCAAACCATATTCTACTAATTATATATATTGATATCAACTTATTTTGACCATAAAAACTCTACTCGAAACAAAAGGTTAATATTTTAAAGCATTTTTATTTTCCTAATGTTAGAATTAAATACATCAAATTTAACTTCCCTTTTACTTTCAGTATTAGATAAAAGTTTCATTACAAGAGGTGTCAAGTATGCAAAATAAAATCACGAAATTTGAAAATTTCCTAACGCAACTTCAGTTAAATATTACTAACACATTAGAGGACTGTGAAACTAATAACCAAAGGTTTATTAGCGATAAATGGCAAAAATCTAATACCCCTGAGCAAAAACTTAAAGGATATGGTAATTCTATGATCATCGAAGAAGGTGAGGTTTTTGAAAAAGGAGTCGTTGCTTTTTCAAAAGTACATGGCGATGCCTTACCACCATCAGCAACAGAAAAACGTAAGGATTTAGCAGGTAAATCTTTTATTGCTACAGGAGTATCTTTAGTAATCCATCCACGCAACCCTTTTGTACCAACATCACATGCTAATTTTAGATTATTTGTCGCTGGGGCTGATACTGATAATCCAATTTGGTGGTTTGGTGGAGGATTTGATCTTACACCGTATTATCCATTTGAAGAAGATGCTATTTATTGGCATAAAACAGCTAAGAACGTTTGTGACAAACACAATAAAAATTATTATCCAAAATTTAAAAAATGGTGTGACGAATATTTTTACTTAAAGCACCGTGATGAATGCCGCGGTGTGGGTGGTTTGTTTTTTGACGATCTCAACGAAGAGTCTTTTGGAAAATGTTATGATTTTGTTACTGAGTGTGCAAATGCTTATATAAAAGCATATGTTCCTATTGTTGAAAAAAGGAAAAATATATCATATTCACAGCAACACAAAGATTTTCAACTCTACCGCCGTGGCAGATACGTAGAATTTAACCTAGTTTTGGATAGAGGAACAATTTTTGGTTTACAAAGTGGTGGTAGAACAGAATCTATACTATCATCAATGCCTCCTATGGCTTCGTGGAAATATAATTGGCATCCAGAAGAAGGCTCTGAAGAAGCTAAAATTTACGAGTATACTAAACCAAGAGATTGGATAAAATAGAATCTTAATGTTCCTTGTGTATGATAATTTTATCAAATTTCCACCTACGCTAGCGCTTTCAAGGGACTGTTGCAAGCTGGAATTAAGTTTAGATGAGTGGTAACAAGGCAAAATAATTCTAAAAAGCACAGTTTACACGTAGTAAATGAGCATTTTGAGAATATTTTTAACACAGTTAGAAACATATAATTTTAGTTTACACAGTTAGTTGAAGACCCTCGTTTCTTTATATATACTCTAAGTTAGATATTTTAACTAGCTCATCATATATTCGTAGTTTTTCCGCTTCAGTATATATATCTCGAGGACTATAATTCCCCTCAAAAGAATAACTAACCAAATCATTGTAACTATATATATTTAGACCAGATGGTGCTTTAAATGAAAAATTTTCTTTATTAAGCAATTTATTAAAATATTCACACTTATTAAATATTTCTAACGCTATTTTACCTGTTGAAGTTTTATGAAATATCTTTTTGTCAAAAAAACTTCCTCTAGGTATCAATATACATTTTAGTATTGTTTGAAGCTGTTGTTTAATTTTCTCTATCTTTTCATAGTCTAACCTTTGAATTGAACGTTTATTATATTTATCAATTTTCTCAATAGCTTCTTTTTTTCTTTTGCTCCATGTAACTCTTAAATTAATATCTTCAGATATCTCTCTTATAAAGAAAATAAATGATTCGTTATCTCTTAGTGTGCTTATTTGAAGAAGTATATGGTCAATATTTTCCTGTTGATATTCTTTACATTTTTCTATGTATTTGAACAAATTTGCTGTTATCCAATAACAAGAGCTCCCTGTTTTAATCGCAAAATCATTATCCCAAGTATTTTTTATGCAAAAGTTTTGATAGTTTTCAGATCTCCAGTCCTTTCTCTTTAGCTCCATTAAAACCTTTTGCATTTCTTCTTCTCGAGTATAATGCTCGAACATATATTTAAACTTGTTTTTTTTACTCTCTTTACTTCTCCTCTTAACAAGAGTTAAATTTCCTATACCTCCATACAAGTCTTGTGGTACAGATTGACCAAACCCAAGCCAAGGATCAATAACAATATTATTATCGTATTTATCCATTACAACAGTAATAGCGTGGTGTAACTTCTCTGAAAAACATAGGTTAATTTCATAAGAGTTATCTAGTAATTCAGACAATAACGTATATGTAATAGCAGCATATTCCTCACATGATGCATACTTATGAAACAAAGACACATATGCTCTTCTTCTGGGATGGTAACCCTCTAATTTTAAAGCTTGAGACTCTTCAGTCTTGAAAGGCATATAACTATTTGCTAACTTATCTTTCTCTTTTGTAAGTTCAGATAAATAAAACCATTCATTATAAGCCTTATTTAATTTTTCATTTACACTTCTAGCATGAGAACCATAACTTAAATAATGTGAACTATTATTTGTTGATTGTACTTTGAATTCATATAATACTTTATTAATTATATAATTCCCCACCAACATAATATAAAACTTACTAAGCATCTTATTAGTGAAGCTTTCATTTTTATAATCCATTAAATAGACTATAAATCTACACTTTTGGCACTCCACCTTAGATGTTTTCTTAAGTTCTTCATCTAAAAATACTGGTATTTGATCAATATCTGTTATTGCATCTTTTTGATCTATTATCTTACGTAGATTATTTGAATGGCATCTCCTACACCTAATAATATTGTTACAAAATGGACAGGCATGGCTAAGTAAATTTAACAAAGTATTACAATTACTGCATAATATAGTATGCTTCATCCTCTTTCTTACTATATCCTAATTTATTCGTGTGTTTAATATTATCATAAATTTAAAATAAATTTACATAAATGTTTTAAAAAATTATGAACTCTGGTTCCCCTGACCAAGCCATAGGATAACAACCCTTTCTCCATATTAGTTATATGAATTAACTAAGTATCTATTTATTAGTCTTTTTCAGGCACGGCTAGAAAATGCTTTAATAAATTCAATTTATATCCATCTATTTATAAGAATAATTCATGTGCTAAAATAATCATTAGTTTTAAAAAAACTTTTATATGTTTATGAAAATTAATTTTTGTGCAGGTCCTGCTGTAATACCAACTTGTATCATTGAAAAATTACAAAAAATGATGACTAACTATAAAAATACTGGTGTCTCATTATTATCCATTTCCCACCGTGATAAAGCTTTTGAAGAGGTTTACGATTCAATACAAACTAAACTTAGGTATTTATTAAATATCCCAGATGATTACTCTATATTACTTATGCAAGCAGGAGCAACGGCTCAATTTGCTGCTATACCTATGAACTTATCAAATAAGTATAATAAAGCCCTTTATATCTGTAGTGGTCAATGGTCAGAAAAAGCAGCTAAAGAAGCTGGAAAATTTATAAATGTAAAACCAGTCCAATACGATAATAATATAGTTGAAAATTTTATCTCTAATAAATATGATTATGTTTATTATACAGACAATGAAACCGTAGATGGCTTCCAAATAAATCAACTAGCCAAATCCTGCAATACTGATCTAGTATGCGACATGTCTTCGAGTTTTTTATCAAAACCTATCAATATTAGAGACTATGGATTAATTTACGCTGGAGCGCAAAAAAATGCTGGTATACCTGGACTTACTATAGTTATACTAAAGAACTCATTAATTAAGCAGCAAGAGAATTTACCTATAGTATTTGACTATGATATTACTAAAAAATCTAATTCTCTTTATAACACTCCTTCTGTGATTTCATGGGTCACCTTTGAGTTAACCTTAGAGTATTTGATAGATAAATTTCAAAATTTAGATGAAGTGGAAAAATTTAACAATAAAAAAGCTGAAATTTTGTATTCAACAATTGATAATTCTAAGATATATAAAAATGATATAGATCCAATATATAGGTCAGGCATGAATGTAATATTTCAGTTACCAACGGAGGAAATGACTAAAGAATTTCTTCTAAAAGCAGATAATAAAGGATTCTATGGCTTAAAAGGTCATCGTCTTGTAGGTGGCTGCAGAGCAAGTTTATATAATGCAGTATCTTTAGAAGATGTAAATGCATTAGCTAAATTCATGCAGGAGTTTGAAAATGAACAACTCTAAAATTATCACTATCGATGGTCCTAGTGGAGTTGGCAAAGGTACTTTAGCTCAAGCTTTAGCAAAACATCTAAACTATAAGTTTTTAGACAGTGGAGCGATTTATAGATTAGCTGCATTGCATTGCTCTAGAAATGGTACAAGTTTAGATAATGAAACAGAGGCTTATAAAACCCTTGGAAATCTAGATATTAGGTTTGAAATAGGTAACTGTTCTATAAAAACCATTCTAGCTAACAATGATGTTTCCAAAGAAATCCGTACAGAGAAAATAGGTATGCTTGCTTCAAAGATAGCTGTATATCCTACTGTAAGAGAGATTTTATTAAATAAACAGCGTGATTTCGCTACCGAGCTAGGATTAGTAGCTGACGGCAGAGATATGGGAACAGTAGTCTTTCCTGATGCAAAACATAAGTTTTTTCTAGATGCTAACTCGCAGGTTAGAGCCCAAAGAAGGTTTAACCAATTAAAAGAAAAAAATCAAAATCCTAATTTCGAAACTATATTAGCAGATATTGAAAAAAGAGATTTTCAAGATAGAAACCGTAAAATAGCCCCCCTAAAGCCGGCTGACGATGCTATAGTTATTGATACCTCTGATCTATCTGCTGAAGAAGTTTTTGATAAAGTCTTAGATACAATAAAAAATAACTAGAACCCCACTTTTATAACTTCACCATTAGCAATACCAGCAACAGATTTTAGATAAGCCTTTGCCACACAACTAGCCTTAATAGCTTTAAATCCAACAAAAAATGGTGCATATTTTTCTAAAGCTTCTTCAACAACAGTAGGGCTAACAATATTTATACGAAAATCAGTATACTCTAATGAAGCTGCCTTAACAAAACCCTCTAGAGCAGAATTTATAGTTGCGGCTATAGTGCCATTAGCTATTGGCTGTACATTTAATATTCCTGATGTAAGTGTAAAAGACCCTCCTTTTGAAACATACTTTGCACCAATTTGGACTAAATTTATTTGCCCCAAAAGCTTGTTAGATAGACTTAAACCCCAATCTTTCTGCTCTATATGACGTATATCCTTAAACGCAACTTTACCTGTAGTTGATACAAGAGCATCAAAGCTTTCTATCTGTTCAAATAATGCGTAAATAGAGCTTGTATCTTGTATATCAACTTTGTAATCAGCACCTTTTCCAGAGAAATTAACTGAAGCAACATCAAAGCCAGCTTCAACTAAAATTTTGTACGTTGCTGAGCCTATTACTCCTGTAGCACCAACTAAAACAACTTTTTTAGCCATAAATTATTTAGACTCCAAATATTTTAATAAGTTTTCTGGAGAAGTCTCTCCATATGGATCGTCTTCTGCATTATCTCTTTTACCTGGTTCTACAAAAAATTTCTCAATGTTTCCATTCTTTACAACCATAGCGTATCTCCATGATCTTTTACCAAAACCAAGATTCTCTTTATCTACAAGCATATCTAGGGCTGCTGTGAACTCTCCATTTCCATCAGGAATTGGCTTAATATTTTTAATCTTTTGAAACTCGATCCATTTATTCATTACGAACGAATCATTCACAGACAAAACATAAATTTCATCTATACCAAGCTCTTTAAATTTATTAAAATTATTTTCAAAACCTGGCAACTGATATGTAGAGCAAGTTGGTGTAAATGCTCCAGGAAGTGAAAATACAATCACTCTTTTGTTACCAAAAATTTCTGAAGTAGTCAAATCTTGCCATCTAAATGGATTTGAACCACCAATACTTTCATCTCTAACTCTAGTTTTAAATGTTATACTAGGTACTTTTTTTATCATTTTTTTATTCTCCTATGTTATTAGATACACAATTTATTGTATTACAAATACACTAATTGTAAAATATATAAAACTTATAATTATGATAAGTTTTCCTTATATGAATACTAGAACCTTAGAATACATAATAGCGGTGCATGAAACCAAAAGTTTCATTACAGCGTCAGAAAAATGTTTTGTTAGCCAACCAGCATTGAGTATGCAAATCAAAAAATTTGAAGACTCTTTAGGTTTACAAATATTCGAAAGAGGTACAAAACAGATATTTATCACAGAAGCTGGAAAAAAAATAATTATTCAAGCTTATAAAATAATTGCTGAAGTAAAAAACTTAACAAAAATAGCTAACATCTATTTAGCTGGCAATAAAATTAACATCTCTATAGGAGCTTTCCCCACTATATGCCCCTATATCATGCCAAAGGTTTTACCCTCTATAAAACAGCAAATACCAAACCTAAGTATCTCTATAATTGAAGAAAAAACTGACATTCTTATAAATATGCTCGAGCATGGAAAGTTAGATTTTGTCTTACTTGCTGACACTATAGATCATAACCAGCTTATATCTAAAAAATTATTTGATGATAGATTTTTTATTGCTGTAGCTAATACAAATGAGCTTTCTAAAAAAAAGAGTCTAACTACAGCTGAGATTATAAAAGAAAACCTTATGATTCTTGATGAGGGTCATTGTCTTAGAGATCAGACTCTAAAGTTATGCTCATTAAACGAATATAACAATAGTAATTTTAAAGGGAGCAGTTTAGAAACTTTACGGCAAATGGTATCCATTGACGAAGGCATAACTCTTATACCAGAAATAGCTTGTACTCAAATGGATAATATAAGTTATTTAGCGATAAATGACCCAAAATTTAAAAGGGAAATCTTTCTGGTAATGAGAAAAAACTCCATATACAGTGAAATTTTTAACCAACTAGCTACTATTATAGTTAAACATCATTAGACATAATTTCTCATTTACTAACTAAGTTTTCGAAGTGTTTTATGGGAATATTTTAACACAATTGCAATCATATAATTTTAGTTTGCAACAGCTCCTTATCCTTACTTGAACAGATAGAAGACTTAGATTAAACCAATCTTAATTAATATATGACTCATTGCTAATATCCTATCAAAATTTCATCCTGATGTTGTAATAATAGCAAATAAAGAAATCATTCCATGCATAATTTTCTAATTTGCTTTTTTTTAATAAGGTAATCACAACAATCATCTTGTATTTAATGTCTTTAAAATGGTATCATTCAAAACTATAAATCTAAAAACTATATGGTTTATAATTTTGATTTTAAATAAAAAATTTAGATTGTTTTTCTTTATATTTTTAACTTTTGCAAGTTTCTGCAACATTTATGCAGCAACAACCCGCAGTGAAATACAGTATTTAGTAAAAAAATATGGACTAACTGATGCAAAAATAAGTATAGCTGCCCAATATACAGCCTCTGGTGCAAATTTGTACGCTTATGGTCAAAATAGGTCAATGAAACCTGCTAGCAATAATAAAGTCTTCACTATGGTAGCTGCTCTATTTGCTATACCTGATAATTTTACATTTACAACTACAGTAAATTATTCCAGTAAAAAAGTAAAAGGTCACGTTTTATACGGAGACCTATATATAAAGTTTTCAGGCAATCCTGCTTTAACAGGAGATCAATTATTATCTTTACTAAAGCAAATAAAAACTACAAAAGAAATAACCCAGATAACTGGAGATGTATACCTTGTTGGTAATTTCTCAGGACCGTATATACCAGAAGGATGGTCAAAAGAAGATAGTACTTTTTGTTATGGAGCCCCAGCTTCAAGCTTTACTATAAACAGAAACTGTACTGTAATAAAGCTTGCTAAGAACCCAAACAGCTTAACAACTCGTGTAATTACACTTAGCAACGCTAGCAATATTACTATCAAGGATACTGCTGAATACACAAACTTAGCAAAACCAACTATCATTTCAATGAATGACGATAACATTTTACATATTAGAGGTTATTTGTCCCGTGCTGCAGAAAAAATGTTCAAATTAGCTATTAAAAATCCTGCTTTAAAGACATTAAATACTGTGGATGACTTTCTAAATTCCAGTGGAATTAAGCATAACAAAGTAGCTATAGCAGCCTTAATACCATCAGGAAATGATGAACAACTAAGTATAAGCTCTACAACAATAGGGTACTTTATCGACCAAACACTTAAGCACTCTGATAACCTGTATGCTGAAACGATATTAAATACTATTGGTTTAAAGGAAAAAGGCATAGGCTCAATCAGTGTTGGAACATCAGCAGTCCAAGAAATTCTTTATACTAAACTTAATTTAGATACCTCAGCACTAACTATGTATGATGGTTCAGGATTATCACATCTTGATAAAGTCACAGCCCAGTTCATGGTTGACTTTTTAACTAAATCTTTTAATAGTTCTATTGGTAAAAAGTTTTACAATTACTTACCAGCATCTGGAATAAGTGGAACCATATCTTACAGAATGGGAGACAAGCTACTAGGTAAAGTACATGCTAAAACAGGAACTCTAGCTGGAGTTTCAACTCTATCAGGTTACGTTCTTACAGCAAAAAATCATTATGTAAGTTTCTCAATTATGCTTAATGACATTAAAGCTTCTGATCGATATAATGCCCGTAGATTCCAAGATAAAGTGGTCGATGTTTTTTATAGGTATTTATAAATGAAAAAAATATTTAAGATCATATCAATAACTACTGTTTTAGGTATACTTAATTCTTGTGCTACTGAACAACCTAAAAATATAAATAATGCTTGTAGTATAATACATCAATATCCTGACTGGTATTATGATATGATTGACTCCTACAACAGGTGGGGAGTACCTCTTAATATTCAAATGGCTTTTCTTCGCCAAGAATCATCTTTTAGAGCAGACGCTAAACCTTCTATGAATTACTATTTTGGTTTTATACCAGCTGGTAGAGCCTCATCAGCGTATGGATATGCCCAAGCCCTTGACGGCACATGGGATCATTATAAAAAAGAAACCAAACAGTCTTTTGTATCACGAACAAATTTTTCTGACGCTGTAGATTTTATAGGTTGGTATTTAAACGATGTACATAATAAAACAGGCATCAACAAAACTGACGCTTATAACTTATACTTAGCATACCATGAAGGTATTGGTGGATACAAACGTGGTACTCATAGAAATAACTCTTTTTTAAAGAACTATGCCAGAAAAACAGCTGATATAGCACAAAAATACTCTAATCAATTGCAAAATTGTGAAGCTCCTCGTAAACCATTATTATCTTACCTATTCTAAGAAATCTATGAATATAAAACCTTTCCAGATAATAACAAATATACGCTGGTCAGACACTGATAAGAATGGTCATGTAAATAATGGGAAATATTTTGATTATTTCGAAGAAGCTCGTACTGAATGGGTTTATAGCTTTAAAAAGCTTATTAACTGGAGTTTAAAAAACTCTATCCAGTTTGTTATAGCAGAACAAAGCTGCAAATATATATTGCCTTTACTACACCCAAACAAAATTGAAATAACTCAGTATGTACTTAAAATAGGAGTAGCAAGCATAGAATTTAGATACGAACTAAGAATACCAGGAAATGGTAAAATTATCACAACAGCACATACTAAACTAGCTTGTTATAATTTAAAAACAGCTAGATTAGAAAAAATACCTAATGACATAAAACAAGCTATTTTAGAAAACCACAATGAGTAATGAAAAGCAAAACCTTAAAAAGCTAGAAAAGCAAATATTACGAAAAACCGCCCAAGCTATTAATCAATACAATATGATTGAAGATGGTGATAAAATTATGGTCTGTTTATCTGGAGGCAAAGATTCCTATTGCCTACTAGAGATGCTCTTGCTACTACAGCAAAAAGCTCCTATTAAATTTGATATTATCGCAGTAAACTTAGATCAAAAGCAGCCTAACTTTCCTGAAGATATTTTACCAAATTATCTTAAAGAGAAAAATATAGATTTTCACATTATAGAGCGAGATACTTATAGTGTTGTAAAAAGAGTAATTCCAGAAGGTAAAACCACTTGTGGATTATGCTCTAGAATGCGGAGAGGCATCTTATATGACTTTGCACAAGAGCATGGAGTTACTAAAATAGCTCTAGGTCATCACCGTGATGATATAATAGAAACCTTTTTCCTAAACCTCTTTTATAATGGTACTATCAAAGCTATGCCACCAAAACTACTTAGTGATGATAAACGTAATATTGTGATTCGCCCATTAGCTTTTGTAACTGAAGAAGAAACTACAGAATACTCAAAACTAAAAAACTTTCCCATCATTCCATGTAACCTCTGTGGTTCGCAAGATAATTTGCAAAGAGTCTTTATTAAAGGTATGCTTAACAAATGGGAACAAAATAACTCAGAAAGAAAAAATGTGATATTTAAGGCATTATCTAACATTTCACCATCACAAATGCTAGATAAAGAGCTTTTTGATTTTTTTAATATATCAAAAAATGACATACAAAGATAAGGAGTCCAAATGAAACTCAAAAAAATTACTACTATTATATCATACTCACTAATAGGGTTAACTATTAGCTCATGCTCTACTACTAATAGTAACGATACTAGCTCTGTAGAACAAACTAATAAAGTAGCGCAATCAATGACAGTTTCTCAAAAAGATACTGTATTACCTACTAAAGTTATAGTAAAACAGGTTAAGCCTACTACGCTTAATATGTCTGCAGATGCTAGTTACACAATAGGGTACCAAATTGGATCCGGTGTTGCTAAACAAGACTTCGTTCTAAACGACGCACAAACTATTGCTGGATTTGAGGATGCTATAGCAAATAATAAGCCAAGATTATCTGAAGAGCAAATAGAAAAAAATATAGATATTCTGAAAGACAAAATGATGAAAAAGCAACTTGGTGTAGCTAAAGAAAATCAAACCAACTCATCTACTTTTATAGAACAAATTTCTAAAATGGACAATATAATAAAAGTTAATGATGATGTTTATTATCAAGTTGTAAAACAAGGAAATGGTAAAAAACCAAACACTGATAGTCAAGTAACAATAGCATACAAAGGAACTACTCCTGTTGTAGCTTACCGAAAAGATAATTCTAAATTAGATTCAGTTAAACAAGCTAAGCTAATAGGTCCTACTTTTGATTCAAGTGATAATGCTACTTTTCCACTGACAAACCTAATTCAATGTTGGAAAGATGCTATACCAGAAATACAAGTTGGATCCACTATTATATTATACTGTGCTCCCAAAGCAGCTTATGGCAGTAGAGCCCCAGCTGCAATAGGTCCTAACCAAGCACTATCTTTTGAGATAACTCTTAAAGATTTTAAATAGGTTTTAATACCTACTAATAGCTATTTCTACTTCTGAGTATCCTAATTCAAGCAAATTTTGTATACAATATCTATCAAGAGTTAAATGTCTATGTGCCATTTTTAGTTCCTTTTCGTTTATTTGTTCTTAACAAACCTAATAAACTACATTCGGAACTCTCTTTCAACTATTTTATAACTTTGAGAATACAATCTAAGGTTTGAAAATGTATTTGCTATTATCAAAAAAGAAATTGGAAAATTCAAAAGACTTTTATCTATATGATATATTCTATGAAAAAATAAGCGTGGAGTTTAAGGCTTTTAAATTTAATATGCTTGGGCAATTCTATATCTATTTTGAGGATAAAAACATAAATTTGTTAAGCCCTAGATTCAAAAGCCTGATCCAAAAATATAATTTTCCCAACGAGCGAAAGGTTCCCGTAGATTATAACGGTAACAAGGTAGAGAACTCTTGTTTTGGTTTTAGCCTAATCAAAAGGCCTGGTAGAGACTCTTATGTATTTAATATTCACAATGCATTTGTGGGACCCTTAATGGCTAAGTTTGGTCTTAGGTTTAACGGTATAGCAAGGTATGCTCTCTTTAGACAAATTGAATTACTAAAGGTTGATTCAATTTATATATCAGGAATTGTAATTAACGGTATTGTTGAACCAGTAAGCCTAAATCATTATGAAAAGATGTTTAATGAACCTAACAGTTTTAATTCAAAGAGTGATCCTGAAACTCTATATTTTTCATTGCTAGATTGTAGTCTCAATGTTTATACTGATTCCGAAATGTACCTCATTAGGTGTTAAATAATTTAAACATTTTTTAGGTCTATTATTCAAGTCAATTTGCAACTTTCTAAGATACTGATGAGAGATATTACTAAAATCAGTACCTTTAGGAATAAATTGTCTGATATACCTATTCATGTTTTCATTTGTACCTCTTTGCCATGGACTATATGCATCTGCAAAGAATACTTTAATACCAGTTTTATTTGATAAATTTTTGTGTTTAGCAAACTCTTTACCATTATCAAAAGTAGCTGTGGTAATTTTATTACCATTTGATGCTCTGTATAAAATTTGGTTAATTGAACTAGCTGTTCTATCTTTAGCTTTGCCTAGAATTGTGAATCTACTAACTCTATCTACCATAGTCAAAATAGCTCCTTTATGATCTTTACCGACTATAGTATCACCTTCAAAATGATACAGCTCTTTTCTATCATTAGCTGCTTTAGGCCTTTGTGATATGTTGACTCTATCCTTTATCTTACCTTGATTTGAGGAGCCTTCTTTTTTGTATTTGTAACGCCTACCTTTGAAGAATAATAACTGTTTAAGGTTATGTCTTTGTATAAAGTTATAAACAGCTTTAAAACTTAGCTTAGCTATACCTTCATGCTTTAATCTACCACAAATTAACTCCGGTGATATTTTCTTTTTGAGTAAAGCTATTATCAGCTTTTTAACTTCATTAGTAAGTTTATGATTATTTGACTTTCTACGACTACAATACAACTTATGGGCTATCTCTGCAGAATAACTTTTACCTACTTTATTCCTTTTAAGTTCATTTATAACAGCTGTTTTACTAAATCCTATTTTATTAGCTATTGCTGCTTCTAAGTATCCTAATTTAAGTAAATTTTCTATATAATATCTATCTGAAAGAGTTAAATGTCTATGTGCCATTTTTAGTTCCTGTTCGTTTAT
Proteins encoded:
- a CDS encoding peroxiredoxin, whose product is MIKKVPSITFKTRVRDESIGGSNPFRWQDLTTSEIFGNKRVIVFSLPGAFTPTCSTYQLPGFENNFNKFKELGIDEIYVLSVNDSFVMNKWIEFQKIKNIKPIPDGNGEFTAALDMLVDKENLGFGKRSWRYAMVVKNGNIEKFFVEPGKRDNAEDDPYGETSPENLLKYLESK
- the cmk gene encoding (d)CMP kinase, whose amino-acid sequence is MNNSKIITIDGPSGVGKGTLAQALAKHLNYKFLDSGAIYRLAALHCSRNGTSLDNETEAYKTLGNLDIRFEIGNCSIKTILANNDVSKEIRTEKIGMLASKIAVYPTVREILLNKQRDFATELGLVADGRDMGTVVFPDAKHKFFLDANSQVRAQRRFNQLKEKNQNPNFETILADIEKRDFQDRNRKIAPLKPADDAIVIDTSDLSAEEVFDKVLDTIKNN
- a CDS encoding short chain dehydrogenase yields the protein MAKKVVLVGATGVIGSATYKILVEAGFDVASVNFSGKGADYKVDIQDTSSIYALFEQIESFDALVSTTGKVAFKDIRHIEQKDWGLSLSNKLLGQINLVQIGAKYVSKGGSFTLTSGILNVQPIANGTIAATINSALEGFVKAASLEYTDFRINIVSPTVVEEALEKYAPFFVGFKAIKASCVAKAYLKSVAGIANGEVIKVGF
- the hemF gene encoding oxygen-dependent coproporphyrinogen oxidase; translated protein: MQNKITKFENFLTQLQLNITNTLEDCETNNQRFISDKWQKSNTPEQKLKGYGNSMIIEEGEVFEKGVVAFSKVHGDALPPSATEKRKDLAGKSFIATGVSLVIHPRNPFVPTSHANFRLFVAGADTDNPIWWFGGGFDLTPYYPFEEDAIYWHKTAKNVCDKHNKNYYPKFKKWCDEYFYLKHRDECRGVGGLFFDDLNEESFGKCYDFVTECANAYIKAYVPIVEKRKNISYSQQHKDFQLYRRGRYVEFNLVLDRGTIFGLQSGGRTESILSSMPPMASWKYNWHPEEGSEEAKIYEYTKPRDWIK
- the serC gene encoding 3-phosphoserine/phosphohydroxythreonine transaminase, with translation MKINFCAGPAVIPTCIIEKLQKMMTNYKNTGVSLLSISHRDKAFEEVYDSIQTKLRYLLNIPDDYSILLMQAGATAQFAAIPMNLSNKYNKALYICSGQWSEKAAKEAGKFINVKPVQYDNNIVENFISNKYDYVYYTDNETVDGFQINQLAKSCNTDLVCDMSSSFLSKPINIRDYGLIYAGAQKNAGIPGLTIVILKNSLIKQQENLPIVFDYDITKKSNSLYNTPSVISWVTFELTLEYLIDKFQNLDEVEKFNNKKAEILYSTIDNSKIYKNDIDPIYRSGMNVIFQLPTEEMTKEFLLKADNKGFYGLKGHRLVGGCRASLYNAVSLEDVNALAKFMQEFENEQL
- the rpsR gene encoding 30S ribosomal protein S18; its protein translation is MSRRKVCRFKVDGVKEIDYKDVNKLKAYITETGKIVPSRVTGTSAKYQRQLSTAIKRARFLALLPYCDRHFN
- the oxyR gene encoding oxidative stress transcriptional regulator OxyR; the protein is MNTRTLEYIIAVHETKSFITASEKCFVSQPALSMQIKKFEDSLGLQIFERGTKQIFITEAGKKIIIQAYKIIAEVKNLTKIANIYLAGNKINISIGAFPTICPYIMPKVLPSIKQQIPNLSISIIEEKTDILINMLEHGKLDFVLLADTIDHNQLISKKLFDDRFFIAVANTNELSKKKSLTTAEIIKENLMILDEGHCLRDQTLKLCSLNEYNNSNFKGSSLETLRQMVSIDEGITLIPEIACTQMDNISYLAINDPKFKREIFLVMRKNSIYSEIFNQLATIIVKHH
- the rpsF gene encoding 30S ribosomal protein S6 yields the protein MKHYEIVLMIHPDQSDQLQTMLDKYRSIIEEKGGKIHRFEDWGRRQLAYPIEKLHKAHYVLFNVECGTESLNKLQENLRYNDAILRRLVISKKEAVIEPSVMMQTSEKEVI